The genomic interval gtctcgctgatcacttcccggaaagtttacaggcaacacttcatatttcatgaaagacgttttatctccatttctagaaaaaaaacagcgattttgatgaaaactagccactgtttagcttgggatttctcagggggcgtgtagaaatacacagtttgcacccactgagagcttaaagtctcaccttttaaacaagccattgtatgtgttcatagctataacacagaatatgctgtggctgtacaaagatcatcaacaatggtctagattgctggcactctaggacaaagcttccgaaaacagcttggcattcaatgagttaaactgTAATTAACATTCCAGAAATATCACAAtctgttgttttttgtattaCACTAATGTGACATGAACATCAAGTACATCCTGATCCATTTGGTAGACCTCTCTAATTCAAGAGGCACTCATCTTATTAAACTGTAATTAACATTCCAGAAATATCACAatctgttgtttttgtattacACTAATGTGACATGAACATCAAGTACATTTTAGGGTACCGGTGACATGTCATGAATATTACATATTTGAAAGTCGTGAATGTATTGTCATAAAAAGGAATACATATGTATGTACATatgggtgcatgtgtgaatATATGAGTATGCGtgtgatgtgtctatgtgtaagtgtgtgtgtgtgtgcctgtgtctgtttaagtgtgtgtgtctgtgtttgtgtgtgtgtttgtattcatGTGTCTGTGTAACACCATGTGACTGCATGTGCATGCACTgacagaatgtgtgtttgtgtttgagtgattACACCTCTCCCAACACCCATATAATTAATCTCTGTAGCCTCCTTGGAGCTGCGCTAACAGATACATGAAATGCCTAAGAGCTATGACGCCGGAGTTGCTATATCCAGAAAAAGTTCAGAATCTATTTACAGTATGTGACCCAGGGCTTCATTTGTGTACCTTGCTGAAATCCCACATAATGGAGTTTCTTCTTTGCTGTCCTTGGGGTTGCCTTTAGGGCTGAGGTCCGTATCTGGCATTGCCAGACAGTCAGGAGCCATTTGGTCTAATCGAATGTTCAGATGATGGCGTGTCATCTTTGATTTGATTGGTGGTTATTTGATTTCGATGCCCTGGTCCTCTCCCGTCCTCTGGTGGCTCAGCATCCAGGCAGTGGCCAGGAAGGCGACACCGGTGAGGGCTTCACCCACCAGAGACACGCAGGCCAGGGCCAGAGACCAGCCGAAGCGGATTTCAATGCCATCCTCGAGGGACTTGGAGCCGTCGGCGCCGGTGGACAGGAGGAGCCTAATCGCCTCCCTGTAGGCCGCGGCGCAGTAGGCCACATAGACGCACACGCCGCACATGGTCACCAGGGCTACAACACAAACATGGACGCAGGTAAAGAAAGAGTAATGtaaccattacaccattacAGTCCCTTTGAGATCAAGCCATTAATGCTTtccagggctgtagtcaagaccacctttgtcgagtccaagacaagtccaagaccaggactagtcgagaccgagtccaaagaggttcgagtccaagacaagaccgagtccaaaaaggttcgagtccgagtcaagaccgagtccaggataggaaaaaaagtcttgtgcatgacagtatcaagacaatcattttggtttattattattattattatctaaaagcaaaaacagtgtgaacacacccaggatttgtaagtgtagccattccccttctccaatattattatagggctgtcaaacgattcaaaatatatattttgaaatgaattaatctcgattaaccgcaattaaaaagttcctaaagactaaagcttcaacataaatcacaaaattaatgagtaaccacaaaggtaaaagtaaaacacttttatattatttaaatgataatactgacacagtaattgtgttttaaagtattcatttcttaagaaatactacacatatgatgctgtttaactcatttgtaaatggtgcactgttactttaagcccattgtggccacgttctcataatgatcttttttttaccagctccattgaaatatagcctatagctagtccacaagctctaatattgtttgtaccacatgtattgtacaatattaacaatgataagcatgatattaagttggtataaacagttttcattcctttggaaatagaagcatgtaatgacatgatgctagctagacattttctgtttgcaattaaaagtgaatgatgagcctgagccagtcacctagctatctgaatggaatgtgtttcaatcggcataatatgtgcttcatgtaaacaaattattgaagacttcaagactcaccagttccattacacaaaggcaaagacaactcttcatatttttgtccatttttcaaatcacagtgagtgcagcctacatacatgtttataactggtcagtagtggaaatcggataaatcggcaatctcctctaacctcgtctttgttgccttccttttataagtttcttatattaaaaaggagatatcaattatcatcaacaacgacaagccagctggagcctgccaatcgttttctctccttctcgtgtgcgttcagacgcgctcttaattaaatggagtagcatacgttcaagttggatcttaatggagaggagccgaaaagtatcatctttatgtaactgttgcagttggtgcattttgacattgtaaacgttatctaacaagagtgaaaagcagtttgcagtaaagctactatttggctaaatgttggttcctctttatcttcagctaactccacagacagtaaaataaactctcaggcttgcggttttaggttttgcggcttctgttacgtgacatcagccccccacaaaggtaaacactattgagttaatattttgtaacgcattatgtatttcaatgaatcgcggcgattaacacgttaattttgatggccctaaagacacctggactcggtcgagaccaaaagccatatttggcaagaccagtggccgagaccgagacaagatcaagtccaaatactagcgagtccgagacaagtccgagaccatagaaaaacggtctcgagtccggactcgagtccaagactggactcgagtactacagccctgatGCTTTCATTAGCAGTGGCCAGGTCAGAAGTCACCTATGGCTTTTAAGGCTTAATGCTCCTTAATGGACCAATAGCTTCCTCCACTAGGAACCGTGCTTGGCATTTCCAACTCACTGCAGCAGAagagggctttttttttttactttttttttattggtaacaacaaatacatacatagagaaagaacaaaaagcaaataaacagacacaaaaaaaataaaaataaaaaaaatataaggGGGCCTATAACAAGAGGGTACATTCATACTCTACAT from Alosa sapidissima isolate fAloSap1 chromosome 3, fAloSap1.pri, whole genome shotgun sequence carries:
- the LOC121705904 gene encoding transmembrane protein 114 isoform X3, with translation MMVSAVLGIVNLLARAQWLLVVTGILLMFGALVTMCGVCVYVAYCAAAYREAIRLLLSTGADGSKSLEDGIEIRFGWSLALACVSLVGEALTGVAFLATAWMLSHQRTGEDQGIEIK
- the LOC121705904 gene encoding transmembrane protein 114 isoform X2, encoding MKDLHVTFLVLLPLSVIIMMVSAVLGIVNLLARAQWLLVVTGILLMFGALVTMCGVCVYVAYCAAAYREAIRLLLSTGADGSKSLEDGIEIRFGWSLALACVSLVGEALTGVAFLATAWMLSHQRTGEDQGIEIK